A window of Costertonia aggregata contains these coding sequences:
- a CDS encoding SDR family oxidoreductase, whose translation MSKTIGIMGCGWLGLPLAKALLSHGYIIKGTTTSKEKLGILKSEGIRPFRISLSENSIYGPISDFLMSVHTLIVNVPPRLRSGNAENYVDKMQLLFDEIRKSKVHHIVFVSSTSVYGDLEGDVDESTPPIPKTESGKQLLASEEIARKSALDTTIIRFGGLIGPDRHPVTMLSGRKGLSNGNAPVNLIHLDDCIQIIVALLKNNWWNETFNAVYPYHPSKKKYYTLQAKKRGLSPPDYSADSNQKGKKIHSRKLIRVKNYDFNTTIL comes from the coding sequence TTGAGTAAAACAATCGGTATTATGGGTTGCGGTTGGTTAGGTTTGCCTTTGGCAAAAGCTCTGCTGTCCCATGGTTACATAATTAAAGGTACTACTACCTCTAAAGAAAAGCTAGGTATTCTAAAAAGTGAGGGTATACGGCCTTTTCGTATTTCTCTATCAGAAAACAGCATCTATGGGCCTATTTCTGATTTCTTGATGAGTGTGCACACTTTGATCGTCAATGTGCCACCAAGGTTACGAAGTGGCAATGCCGAAAATTATGTCGACAAAATGCAACTATTGTTTGACGAAATACGAAAATCAAAGGTGCATCATATTGTTTTCGTGAGCAGCACTTCGGTGTATGGGGATTTGGAGGGTGACGTAGACGAGAGCACACCACCCATACCTAAAACCGAGTCTGGCAAGCAATTGTTGGCATCCGAAGAAATAGCCAGGAAAAGTGCCCTAGATACAACAATCATAAGATTTGGTGGACTCATTGGTCCCGATAGGCATCCCGTAACCATGTTATCCGGAAGAAAAGGATTGTCCAATGGCAATGCCCCGGTAAATCTTATTCATTTGGATGATTGCATACAAATCATTGTTGCCCTACTGAAAAATAATTGGTGGAACGAAACCTTCAATGCCGTTTACCCATATCATCCTTCAAAAAAGAAATATTATACCTTACAGGCCAAAAAAAGAGGTTTATCACCACCCGATTATAGTGCAGATTCCAACCAAAAAGGCAAAAAAATACATTCCCGTAAGCTAATTCGTGTTAAAAATTATGATTTTAACACTACAATTCTGTAG
- a CDS encoding nuclear transport factor 2 family protein, with product MKKISTIVAIALLSFKITAQAENVNSVDKVLTDWHRAAANADFNAYFGLMTPDAIFIGTDATENWTRTEFEIFSKPYFDKGKAWSFMAVERNIFLNENKDLAWFDELLDTQMKLCRGSGVLKKVGKEWKIAHYVLSIAVPNDNVSELIELKKEKDDLLLEQLREN from the coding sequence ATGAAAAAAATTAGTACAATAGTAGCAATCGCTTTGCTGTCATTTAAAATAACGGCCCAAGCTGAAAACGTAAATTCCGTTGACAAAGTGCTGACCGACTGGCACAGGGCAGCAGCCAACGCCGATTTTAACGCTTATTTTGGATTGATGACCCCTGATGCTATTTTCATTGGTACCGATGCCACGGAAAATTGGACCAGAACTGAATTTGAAATATTCTCAAAACCTTACTTTGACAAAGGCAAGGCATGGAGCTTTATGGCGGTAGAACGCAACATTTTTTTGAATGAAAATAAGGATTTGGCTTGGTTTGATGAGCTGTTGGATACACAAATGAAACTATGCCGTGGTTCGGGAGTACTCAAAAAAGTGGGAAAAGAATGGAAAATCGCCCATTACGTGCTATCTATTGCCGTACCCAATGATAATGTTTCCGAACTTATTGAGTTGAAAAAAGAAAAGGACGATTTGCTTTTGGAGCAACTTAGGGAAAATTAA
- a CDS encoding NAD-dependent epimerase/dehydratase family protein: protein MSNYILIIGACGQIGTELTLALREKHGNDHVIASDIREGGESLMNSGPFEILDATDYAAIEDIVMHYEISEVYLMAAMLSATAEKFPMRAWNLNMNSLFNILNLAKEKKIEKVFWPSSIAVFGPNTPKENTPQNTIMEPSTVYGISKQSGERWCEYYFNKFNVDVRSIRYPGLISWKTMPGGGTTDYAVEIYHKALSEGSYTCFLKEDTALPMMFMDDAIQATLQIMEADIGNVKVRSSYNLAAMSFTPKQMAKSIQAHIPTFKISYQPDFRQVIADSWPSSIDDSLAKKDWEWQSRFDLEKTTKEMLENLSS, encoded by the coding sequence ATGTCGAATTACATTCTTATCATTGGTGCCTGTGGTCAAATAGGTACTGAACTTACCCTAGCTTTACGTGAAAAACACGGCAATGACCATGTTATAGCCAGTGATATACGCGAAGGCGGTGAGAGCTTGATGAATTCCGGACCTTTTGAGATCTTAGATGCTACCGACTATGCAGCGATCGAGGATATTGTGATGCATTATGAGATAAGCGAAGTATATCTTATGGCGGCCATGTTGAGTGCCACTGCAGAAAAATTCCCCATGCGGGCATGGAACCTCAATATGAATTCCCTATTCAATATATTGAACTTGGCCAAGGAGAAGAAAATAGAAAAAGTTTTCTGGCCTTCCAGCATTGCGGTCTTTGGCCCCAATACACCCAAAGAAAACACCCCCCAGAATACGATTATGGAACCTAGTACCGTATATGGTATAAGCAAACAATCGGGGGAACGCTGGTGCGAGTATTACTTTAATAAGTTTAATGTGGATGTAAGAAGTATTCGGTATCCTGGCCTAATAAGTTGGAAAACAATGCCCGGTGGGGGTACTACCGATTATGCCGTGGAAATTTACCACAAGGCACTTTCCGAAGGTTCCTATACCTGTTTTTTAAAAGAGGACACCGCTTTACCCATGATGTTTATGGATGATGCCATACAGGCCACTTTACAGATTATGGAGGCTGATATAGGAAACGTTAAGGTGAGGTCTTCCTACAATTTGGCCGCCATGAGCTTTACCCCAAAACAAATGGCCAAAAGTATTCAAGCACATATACCTACTTTCAAAATTTCTTATCAACCCGATTTCAGGCAGGTCATTGCCGATTCATGGCCTTCGAGTATTGATGATTCATTAGCTAAAAAAGATTGGGAATGGCAATCAAGATTTGATTTGGAAAAGACCACTAAAGAGATGTTAGAGAATTTGTCTTCATAG
- a CDS encoding succinylglutamate desuccinylase/aspartoacylase family protein → MAKLAFTILFVVTSFGVTAQNTFQEAFNSETGPYRKDIRITFTDSQNNRTFLPISIIKGKNKGPVFTIVAGVHGFEYPPIIAVQRLMQEIRPDNLTGTLIMIPIASTDSFYSREPFKNAQDKVNLNRVFPGRRDGSVTEKIADFITTEIIPVSDVFLDVHGGDAPEDLLPYICYYDNRNYPEQTEKAKTLSENSGFEYVVSYAYTLKDDEPSKYVFKQACQVGKVALSIESGKLGNVQEEAIIRIENGVYRMLEKMGMYELNIEKSKDKLIRLNNQKYIDADAQGIFYSAFKAGDKVEKGETVGYITDEFGKTISELQAPVSGVILYKIATPPVNIDDTIMCISFAE, encoded by the coding sequence ATGGCAAAATTAGCTTTCACTATACTTTTTGTTGTAACCTCGTTCGGGGTTACTGCACAGAATACGTTTCAAGAAGCCTTCAACTCTGAAACAGGACCTTATAGAAAAGACATCCGAATCACATTTACCGATTCCCAGAACAACCGGACTTTTCTGCCCATATCAATTATAAAAGGGAAAAACAAAGGTCCCGTTTTTACGATTGTTGCAGGAGTCCACGGGTTTGAATATCCGCCTATAATCGCTGTACAGAGGCTTATGCAGGAAATTAGACCGGATAACCTCACCGGTACCCTTATTATGATCCCTATCGCCAGTACTGATTCTTTTTATAGTAGGGAACCTTTTAAGAATGCGCAGGACAAGGTAAATTTGAACCGGGTCTTTCCTGGTCGGCGTGATGGTTCGGTTACCGAGAAAATTGCTGATTTCATAACGACCGAGATTATTCCCGTAAGCGATGTTTTTTTGGATGTTCATGGAGGCGATGCGCCTGAGGATTTACTTCCATACATTTGTTATTACGACAACCGGAATTATCCCGAACAGACCGAAAAGGCCAAAACTTTGTCTGAAAACAGTGGGTTTGAATATGTGGTTTCTTATGCATATACCCTAAAAGATGACGAACCTTCGAAATATGTTTTCAAACAAGCCTGTCAAGTAGGCAAGGTAGCCCTGAGTATCGAAAGCGGTAAGTTGGGCAATGTACAGGAAGAAGCGATAATTCGGATTGAAAATGGGGTTTACCGCATGCTAGAAAAAATGGGGATGTACGAATTGAACATAGAAAAGTCAAAGGATAAATTAATCCGGCTGAACAATCAAAAATATATCGATGCCGATGCACAGGGTATTTTTTACAGTGCGTTTAAAGCAGGGGACAAGGTAGAAAAAGGAGAAACGGTAGGCTATATCACCGATGAATTCGGAAAGACCATTTCTGAATTACAGGCACCGGTCTCAGGGGTGATTCTTTATAAAATCGCTACACCCCCAGTAAATATCGATGACACCATTATGTGTATCAGTTTCGCAGAATAA
- a CDS encoding MerC domain-containing protein: MGISLKFSARSDIWGSLASSLCLVHCLATPLLFAVHAGHVHGHHTHPFWWGLIDLFFIAISFMAVYWSTKNTSKNWMKWVLWISWTFLAFIILNEKLEWVPLAEALIYIPSIALVVFHLYNRKYCQCGGSECCTPTLKD; this comes from the coding sequence ATGGGAATATCGTTAAAATTTTCAGCTCGGTCAGATATATGGGGTTCTTTGGCCAGTAGTCTGTGTCTGGTACATTGTCTGGCCACCCCTTTGTTGTTCGCCGTACATGCGGGCCATGTGCACGGGCATCATACCCATCCATTCTGGTGGGGCTTAATCGACTTGTTTTTCATAGCAATATCGTTTATGGCGGTCTATTGGTCTACAAAAAATACTTCGAAAAATTGGATGAAGTGGGTACTTTGGATTTCTTGGACGTTCCTAGCTTTTATCATTCTGAACGAGAAACTGGAATGGGTACCGCTTGCCGAAGCCTTGATTTATATCCCTTCCATCGCCTTGGTGGTATTTCACCTCTATAATCGGAAGTATTGCCAGTGTGGGGGGAGCGAATGTTGTACCCCAACCTTAAAGGATTGA
- a CDS encoding DUF5829 family protein: MNLQRLRYLVVLLMLTSCKEKVRQGYDASVIDREKIDKVFGHDVSQVLFDHLYIVLDSVTYDQLTQHDVLKDTYASLDNGLPDFKAVDESMTSCYMRGHEHYIELLGPNNEYNEPVGKSGIGFALRNKGEHFHLGVNPKLKQSGTPYLSVSETVEMPLGEEKATWFKAFYSPNSGTALHTWYAFYNPAFLDSLHRSEHQEYTREAFLKDSYSKKQLFEGINSINMICTPKDYERIVQEMRQLGCRLISKEGKTLTIASGDVSIAITPSARLEFSRITHIACGLNAMDTSTTTLGNLTITNTGTQSIWNLENLYKNNP; encoded by the coding sequence ATGAATCTCCAAAGACTTAGGTATTTAGTAGTGCTATTGATGCTGACTTCCTGTAAGGAGAAAGTCCGCCAAGGCTATGATGCTTCGGTCATTGACCGGGAGAAGATTGACAAGGTTTTTGGTCACGACGTATCCCAAGTGCTTTTTGATCATCTATATATAGTTTTGGATAGTGTTACGTACGACCAATTGACACAGCATGATGTTTTAAAGGACACCTATGCCTCTCTCGACAACGGACTGCCTGATTTCAAAGCTGTTGATGAAAGCATGACTTCATGCTATATGAGAGGTCACGAACATTATATAGAACTGCTGGGACCTAACAATGAATATAACGAACCCGTAGGCAAAAGTGGTATCGGTTTCGCACTTCGTAACAAGGGGGAACATTTTCATTTAGGGGTAAATCCAAAATTAAAACAATCGGGAACACCCTACTTAAGTGTTTCGGAAACGGTAGAGATGCCTCTTGGGGAAGAAAAAGCGACTTGGTTCAAGGCTTTTTATTCCCCAAATTCCGGTACCGCATTACATACATGGTACGCCTTTTATAACCCTGCCTTTTTGGATAGTCTACACCGATCAGAACATCAGGAGTACACTCGGGAAGCTTTTTTAAAGGACTCCTACAGCAAAAAACAGCTTTTTGAAGGCATCAACTCCATCAATATGATCTGTACCCCAAAAGATTACGAACGGATTGTACAAGAAATGCGGCAACTGGGCTGTAGATTAATATCAAAGGAAGGAAAAACCCTGACTATTGCCAGTGGTGATGTTTCCATTGCCATTACGCCTTCCGCTAGGTTGGAATTCAGCCGTATTACCCATATAGCCTGTGGGTTGAATGCGATGGATACCAGTACGACCACCTTGGGAAATCTCACGATTACCAATACAGGTACCCAGTCTATCTGGAACCTAGAGAACCTTTATAAAAATAATCCTTAA
- a CDS encoding DUF5916 domain-containing protein, giving the protein MTWCLVLVATIVFSQYDTQNFQPPETPVTIMASRANSTITVDGRLDESDWNLAEPITDFFRVEPVQGGAIKNPTEVRILFDDKNLYFGIFAQDSLGKKGIRMQDLSRDFNGLENDVFGVQIDAQNTKQYAVSFQTTPYGNQQDVQTFNDNNRDEDWNALWRVRTERTDKGYYAEFAIPFKSIRYDKPIDGVPVEWGITFFRLARKDYEKTVFPAIPQSFSENRMTYAAKLTGLEVPPPSANIRIEPYALYQYDENKTGDVLTGKLSEPKVGGDVKWAINPNAVLDLTINTDFAQADVDRAVNNLERFNIFFPERRQFFLENSGIWAGGGNSQLRPFFSRTIGLDNTFNAAPAPLDAGARYTDRNEKRTIAALAVRQRETGSSTGSTFGVGRYTLNYGKENNVGAMVTYRRDDSSNDLGLASRNNTTVSIDGLIRPKSELTLSYLLSTSLDSETGDTGYSGRLFAGARTNKYYMGYLNTFVSQDYAPDMGFVFQKDVMYHSPGGYAILRPKWLPFVRRWDPGTFLNYYHDFEDFGQFQQASLYIFPIFTWFKDNSFVEASFTPTWQNINFDFAPLGLRIAQGDYNYTRYLLRYNTDQSKKFSGSVSYDFGNFYDGTRNTFTGGLRYAPLPHIALTADYEHNNINRVGILRENLNTDLYTASLRLALNPRVQLSTFYQYNSFDEQGRWNVRFSWEYMPLSFIYLVFNDTQTNIFDPLQQSTQFISKITFLKQF; this is encoded by the coding sequence ATGACATGGTGTTTAGTTTTGGTCGCAACAATAGTATTCTCGCAATACGACACACAAAATTTTCAACCACCGGAAACGCCTGTAACCATTATGGCGTCAAGAGCCAATAGTACGATAACCGTAGACGGAAGATTGGATGAGTCCGATTGGAATTTGGCCGAACCCATTACCGACTTTTTTCGGGTAGAGCCCGTACAGGGCGGTGCCATTAAGAATCCTACCGAGGTTCGCATCCTTTTTGATGACAAAAACCTGTACTTTGGGATTTTTGCCCAAGACTCCCTAGGCAAAAAAGGCATTCGAATGCAGGATTTGAGCCGGGATTTCAACGGACTCGAAAATGATGTCTTCGGAGTTCAAATCGATGCCCAGAACACAAAACAGTATGCGGTTTCGTTTCAAACGACTCCCTACGGAAACCAGCAAGACGTCCAGACCTTTAATGATAATAACAGGGATGAGGACTGGAATGCTCTTTGGCGGGTGCGTACCGAACGTACCGATAAGGGCTACTATGCGGAATTTGCCATCCCTTTCAAATCCATTCGATATGATAAACCCATAGACGGTGTTCCCGTCGAATGGGGCATTACGTTTTTTCGATTGGCCCGAAAGGACTACGAAAAAACGGTTTTTCCCGCCATTCCGCAATCCTTTTCCGAAAATAGGATGACCTATGCCGCTAAGTTGACCGGATTGGAAGTACCTCCGCCTTCGGCGAACATCCGAATTGAACCCTACGCGCTCTACCAATACGACGAGAACAAAACAGGCGATGTACTGACCGGTAAATTGAGCGAACCCAAGGTCGGCGGTGATGTGAAATGGGCCATCAACCCAAATGCGGTGCTCGACCTGACCATCAATACTGATTTTGCTCAGGCCGATGTAGACCGGGCCGTGAACAACCTGGAACGCTTCAACATTTTCTTCCCTGAGCGACGACAGTTCTTTTTGGAAAATTCTGGTATTTGGGCAGGAGGCGGGAACTCTCAATTACGCCCTTTCTTTAGCCGTACCATCGGCTTGGACAACACTTTTAATGCAGCTCCCGCCCCCTTGGATGCAGGGGCACGATATACCGATCGTAATGAAAAACGTACTATAGCCGCATTGGCCGTACGCCAACGAGAGACCGGCAGCAGTACGGGCAGTACGTTCGGAGTGGGACGATACACCCTAAACTATGGAAAGGAAAATAATGTTGGGGCCATGGTTACTTACAGAAGAGATGATTCCTCAAATGATTTGGGCCTCGCTAGCCGAAACAATACAACCGTATCCATCGATGGATTGATACGACCGAAAAGTGAGCTTACTTTGTCGTACCTATTATCCACTTCCTTGGATAGTGAGACCGGAGATACAGGTTACTCTGGACGATTATTCGCAGGAGCCCGAACGAACAAATACTACATGGGATACCTGAACACTTTTGTGAGTCAAGACTATGCACCCGACATGGGCTTTGTCTTTCAAAAAGATGTAATGTACCATAGTCCTGGCGGGTATGCTATACTACGGCCAAAATGGCTTCCCTTTGTACGCCGTTGGGACCCTGGGACTTTTCTTAATTATTACCACGATTTTGAGGATTTTGGGCAGTTTCAGCAAGCAAGCCTATACATTTTCCCAATCTTCACATGGTTTAAGGACAATAGTTTTGTCGAGGCTTCCTTTACCCCGACCTGGCAGAACATCAACTTTGATTTTGCGCCTTTGGGACTCCGGATTGCCCAAGGCGATTACAATTACACACGATACCTTTTAAGATACAATACCGACCAGTCCAAGAAATTTTCAGGGTCCGTCAGTTACGATTTCGGTAATTTTTACGATGGCACACGAAATACTTTTACAGGTGGCCTACGATATGCCCCCTTACCTCATATCGCTTTGACTGCTGATTATGAACATAACAATATCAACAGGGTCGGAATTTTAAGGGAGAATCTCAATACGGACTTATACACGGCCAGTCTGCGATTGGCCTTAAATCCAAGAGTACAGCTTTCCACGTTTTACCAATATAACAGTTTTGATGAACAAGGCAGATGGAATGTTCGGTTTAGTTGGGAGTATATGCCCCTGTCGTTTATCTATTTGGTGTTCAACGATACCCAGACCAATATTTTCGACCCATTGCAGCAGAGCACCCAGTTTATCAGTAAGATCACTTTTTTAAAACAGTTTTGA
- a CDS encoding DUF3526 domain-containing protein, with translation MYKLLFLQFLRSRAVMASLVLTLVLGAISIGIGHQFLSQKRAAIDQVESYQKSHIERNVALHKDDLGLLMYYLKFAFVNNPDNLSGLSIGQSDVNPNIQRITIKNLEGQRYDTDLVNPMNLQSGNLDLSFVLIYIFPLLIIVFTFNLLSEETETGTWRLVSVQTPSKLKYLLLKLSVRVILIYMVLGILLAGAKIVLSIPFDVNFMMVVLLSVCYVAFWFALCFFVINFNRNSSFNALLLLASWLVLLILLPAGINAYVTNRYPVPEALSTMISQRDGYHTKWDTDKRETLQKFYEHYPQFEAFGYPTDGFNWIWYYAMQQMGDDDSAQDTKALRQKMREREAASKKLSAFLPNMHLQLALNELAGTSLDEQLNFLDATSDFHEELRLFFYPKIFTELSGDMIDWAKFTPKYSYSEMNDKKRMHVIWPLLTVTLVILLCCFAIGRRLH, from the coding sequence ATGTACAAACTTCTCTTTTTACAATTTTTAAGGTCGAGGGCGGTTATGGCTAGTTTGGTTCTCACGCTCGTATTGGGTGCAATAAGCATCGGTATCGGTCATCAATTTCTATCACAAAAGAGAGCAGCGATCGACCAAGTCGAGAGTTACCAAAAAAGTCATATTGAACGCAATGTGGCATTGCACAAAGACGATTTAGGACTTCTGATGTACTATCTCAAATTCGCATTTGTAAATAACCCTGACAATCTTTCGGGACTTTCCATTGGTCAAAGCGATGTAAACCCCAACATACAGCGCATCACCATTAAAAATTTGGAGGGGCAACGCTATGATACCGATCTGGTCAATCCCATGAATTTACAATCCGGAAACCTAGATCTGTCTTTCGTTTTGATTTATATTTTTCCACTTTTGATTATTGTCTTCACTTTCAATCTGTTATCCGAAGAAACCGAGACAGGCACTTGGCGATTGGTATCGGTACAGACGCCTTCAAAACTGAAATACTTATTGCTAAAGTTATCTGTTCGGGTCATACTCATCTATATGGTGCTTGGGATACTGCTCGCAGGTGCTAAAATCGTATTGTCGATTCCTTTTGATGTAAATTTTATGATGGTGGTACTCCTATCGGTATGCTACGTCGCATTTTGGTTCGCCTTATGCTTTTTCGTAATCAATTTTAACAGGAACTCAAGTTTTAATGCGCTGTTGCTACTCGCTAGCTGGTTGGTTTTATTGATATTGTTACCGGCCGGAATCAATGCGTATGTAACGAACAGGTATCCGGTTCCCGAAGCTTTGAGTACGATGATCAGCCAGCGTGATGGGTATCACACCAAATGGGATACCGATAAAAGGGAAACCCTGCAAAAGTTCTACGAACATTATCCACAATTCGAAGCATTCGGATATCCTACCGATGGTTTTAATTGGATATGGTATTATGCTATGCAACAAATGGGCGATGATGATTCTGCCCAAGATACCAAGGCGTTACGGCAGAAAATGAGGGAACGCGAAGCTGCTAGTAAAAAGTTGTCTGCATTCCTGCCCAATATGCATTTACAATTGGCATTGAACGAGCTCGCAGGAACCAGTCTTGATGAACAACTAAACTTTCTGGATGCAACCAGTGATTTTCATGAGGAACTGCGATTGTTCTTTTATCCGAAGATATTTACAGAGTTGTCGGGGGATATGATAGACTGGGCAAAGTTCACACCAAAATATAGCTATAGCGAGATGAACGATAAAAAGCGGATGCATGTTATTTGGCCTTTATTGACTGTAACTCTTGTCATTTTATTATGCTGCTTTGCGATTGGAAGAAGATTACATTAA
- a CDS encoding ABC transporter permease: protein MRRANVGLFMRHFLKNAFKTKVIYVLLGIFMLLTAYAAVSGITNYSQQNAIRLEHQRKARQSWEANPDKHPHRMAHFGSFAFRMKQPLSMFEYGIESFTGNAVFLEAHRQNSVNFSDAGFSTGTLRFGELSMAMLLQLVLPLILFFLGFSVVVSERENGTLKILLSQGAQWKEILLGKALGLFVVALLFFAPIVLVTMLFLVFGDIPTDIGDSWQRFLVLFLGHVLFLLVLSVLSIVVSTTSRSAKNALLTLLGIWLLMVVLVPKTAQAVGNALYPTPSKLSFQSAVERDVIKKGDSHNPDDPYFNRLKDSVLTVHGVDSVTQLPFNYGGFVMREGEKTSAHLYKKHHDSLLNIYEKQNNVSRYTAVLNPFVAVKNISMAFTGTDFKGYVDFQDQAETYRYQLAQEMNELQMEYIGARVKNSEGKVNVVRQEHWEEFPDFEHRMQLLQSSVKEASLGIFSLLGWVLFSFLGLGYLSKKAKAL from the coding sequence ATGAGAAGAGCGAATGTAGGACTGTTTATGCGGCATTTCCTTAAAAATGCCTTTAAGACCAAAGTAATTTATGTGTTACTGGGCATTTTTATGCTGCTTACCGCTTATGCTGCGGTCAGTGGTATTACCAATTATTCGCAACAAAATGCAATTCGATTGGAACATCAGCGGAAGGCACGGCAAAGTTGGGAAGCGAACCCCGATAAGCATCCCCATCGTATGGCGCATTTCGGTTCGTTCGCCTTTCGTATGAAGCAGCCGCTGAGCATGTTCGAGTATGGTATAGAAAGCTTTACGGGCAATGCTGTTTTTCTGGAAGCGCACAGACAGAATAGTGTCAATTTTTCAGATGCAGGGTTTTCAACGGGAACCTTGCGTTTTGGGGAATTGAGCATGGCCATGCTTTTACAATTGGTACTGCCGTTGATTCTCTTCTTTTTGGGATTTTCCGTTGTCGTATCCGAAAGGGAAAACGGGACTTTGAAGATTCTGTTATCGCAAGGGGCGCAATGGAAAGAAATTCTGTTGGGTAAGGCCTTAGGGTTATTTGTGGTAGCGTTACTGTTTTTTGCACCCATTGTTCTCGTTACGATGCTCTTTTTGGTTTTCGGGGATATTCCCACGGATATAGGGGATTCTTGGCAACGTTTTTTAGTGTTGTTTCTGGGACATGTCCTGTTTCTTCTGGTTTTATCAGTTTTGAGTATCGTGGTATCAACTACGTCGCGTTCGGCCAAGAATGCCTTGCTTACCCTATTGGGCATATGGTTATTGATGGTTGTGTTGGTTCCTAAAACTGCTCAAGCTGTAGGCAATGCGCTATATCCTACCCCTTCGAAATTGAGTTTTCAATCGGCCGTGGAGCGTGATGTTATCAAAAAAGGCGATAGTCATAATCCCGATGACCCTTACTTCAATCGATTAAAAGACTCGGTTTTAACGGTTCATGGGGTCGATTCGGTGACCCAACTTCCTTTCAACTATGGGGGTTTTGTGATGCGGGAAGGCGAAAAAACAAGCGCCCACCTTTACAAGAAACATCATGACAGCCTACTGAATATTTACGAAAAGCAGAATAATGTGAGCCGTTATACCGCCGTTCTGAACCCCTTTGTCGCCGTCAAGAACATATCCATGGCTTTTACCGGAACCGATTTTAAAGGATATGTCGATTTTCAAGATCAGGCGGAAACCTACCGCTACCAATTGGCACAGGAAATGAACGAGCTTCAAATGGAATATATTGGTGCTAGGGTAAAGAATTCTGAAGGAAAAGTCAATGTAGTCAGACAAGAACATTGGGAAGAATTCCCTGATTTTGAGCACCGTATGCAACTTTTACAAAGTTCAGTAAAAGAAGCCTCATTAGGTATTTTCTCCTTATTGGGTTGGGTGCTATTTTCCTTTCTAGGTCTAGGGTATCTTTCAAAAAAAGCAAAAGCGCTATAG